A genomic stretch from Thalassophryne amazonica chromosome 18, fThaAma1.1, whole genome shotgun sequence includes:
- the bbs1 gene encoding Bardet-Biedl syndrome 1 protein: MSSGPELTSDAGKWLDAHYDPVAGLYTFSSCMDLADLSGDGDSRLVVGDLGTGSSCMKLKVYRGTALMSENTLLDLPSGLVAFLMDLHEPRIPAIAVASGPCVYVYKNLRPYFKFTLPGLEVNALEQDVWQQVKEGQIDPLTMKEMLEGIREKADIPLSVRSLRFLSLEPCDMEEFVHLHKQQPIKRQTIITCISTLKKSTADEDGVSCLVIGTESNNVYVLDPEAFIILHKMMLPTTPTMMDVTGQFDVEFRITVACRDSNIYILRRESEKPKYCIELSSHPMGLVRIGKNVVVGCTDESLQGFTQKGKKLWKSSLPAPITTMAAMNLPTRGFQGVLVSLANSEVHLYREKNLLSIIRTPDVITTICFGRYGREDGTLIMTTKAGGLLVKILKRTATFDDKDSASGPPSAQNIRLNVPKKTKLYVDQTLRERENGLVMHRTFQMDLSRLRLAAAKAYIKALESSLTPVSASLTEPLRMNAVVQGLGPSFKLTLNIQNTAACRSIMNLAVSFLYDESLYHMRNPYMRIPLLVPGLIYPVETFVECTSDKGISDIIKVFVLHDGRSTPLLTAHINMPVSEGLALN, from the exons ATGTCGTCTGGACCTGAGTTGACCAGTGACGCCGGGAAGTGGCTGGATGCGCACTATGACCCGGTGGCCGGCCTCTACACCTTCTCGTCTTGCATGGACCTGGCTGACCTGAGTGGTGACGGTGATAGCAGACTGGTGGTGGGTGACCTGGGCACCGGCTCATCCTGCATGAAGCTGAAGGTGTACCGCGGCACAGCGCTGATGAGCGAGAACACGCTGCTCGACCTGCCCTCTGGTCTGGTGGCCTTCCTCATGGACTTGCACGAGCCACGGATCCCCGCCATCGCGGTGGCATCTGGACCCTGTGTCTATGTGTACAAAAATCTCAGACCGTACTTCAAGTTCACTCTGCCTGGCCTGGAGGTCAACGCCCTGGAACAG GATGTGTGGCAGCAGGTGAAGGAGGGTCAGATTGACCCTTTGACCATGAAAGAGATGCTGGAGGGCATCAGGGAGAAGGCCGACATCCCCCTATCTGTCCGCTCACTAAGGTTCCTGTCTCTAGAACCATGTGACATGGAGGAATTTGTCCACCTTCACAAACAGCAGCCAATCAAACGACAG ACCATTATCACCTGCATCAGCACCCTGAAAAAGAGCACTGCGGACGAGGATGGCGTCAGCTGCCTGGTGATCGGGACTGAGAGTAACAATGTCTACGTGCTCGACCCCGAGGCCTTCATCATCCTCCATAAG ATGATGCTGCCGACTACTCCCACCATGATGGATGTAACGGGTCAGTTTGATGTGGAGTTTCGCATCACAGTGGCGTGTCGTGACAGCAACATCTACATTCTGCGCAG AGAATCGGAGAAGCCCAAGTACTGCATTGAGCTGTCGTCTCACCCGATGGGTCTGGTGAGGATCGGGAAGAACGTGGTGGTCGGCTGCACCGATGAGAGTCTGCAGGGCTTCACGCAGAAG GGGAAGAAGCTGTGGAAGTCCAGCCTCCCTGCTCCCATCACCACCATGGCTGCCATGAATCTCCCCACTCGGGGCTTCCAGGGAGTCCTGGTAAGTCTGGCTAACAGTGAGGTCCACCTCTATCGAGAGAAAAacctcctcagtatcatcaggacACCTGATGTGATTACCACCATCTGCTTCGGCCGCTACGGCCGTGAGGATGGAACCCTGATCATGACCACAAAGGCAGGAGGTCTTCTGGTGAAGATCCTGAAGAGGACTGCTACCTTTGATGACAAAGACAGTGCATCCGGCCCGCCCTCGGCTCAGAACATCCGCCTCAATGTGCCTAAGAAAACAAAGCTGTATGTGGACCAAACATTGAGGGAGCGTGAGAATGGCCTGGTCATGCACCGCACCTTTCAGATGGACCTGAGTCGGCTGCGTCTGGCAGCTGCCAAAGCCTACATCAAAGCTTTGGAGTCCAGCCTGACGCCAGTATCTGCCAGCCTGACCGAACCGCTCAGGATGAACGCTGTGGTCCAGGGCCTGGGACCGTCCTTCAAGCTTACTTTGAACATCCAAAACACGGCAGCATGTCGATCCATCATGAACCTGGCTGTTAGCTTCCTGTATGATGAGAGCTTGTACCATATGAGGAACCCATACATGAGAATCCCCCTGCTGGTACCGGGACTGATATACCCTGTTGAGACCTTTGTGGAATGCACAAGTGACAAAGGAATCTCGGATATCATCAAAGTGTTCGTCCTACATGATGGGAGGAGCACCCCCTTGCTGACGGCGCACATCAACATGCCCGTCAGTGAAGGTCTGGCCCTGAACTGA